Below is a genomic region from Candidatus Thermoplasmatota archaeon.
CAATGGCGGCTCTTTGCCGCGCGCCGGGAGGACGTCGCGGCGGCCGTGAACGACGTGCCGCGGAGCGACGAGCGTGCCGAGGACAAGACGCCCGAGGAGCTCGGCCAGGCGGCCAACGCGCTTGCGCGCGCGCTTGCGAAGGGAGCCGCGTGAGCCTCGTCGAGGATCTCGGGCTTCGCGTCCGGACGCATCCTCGCGTCTACGGTCCGGCCGAGGACACCGAGCTTCTGCTCGAGGGCCTCCTGCTCGAGACGCCGGCGGCCGGCGCGCGCGTGGCGGAGGTCGGCTGCGGAACGGCGCTTGCGGCCGTCGCCGCCGCCAAGCTTGGCGCGCGCGTGCTTGCGTCCGACCGTTCGCAAGCCGCCTGCGACCTCGCCCGGAAGAACGCCTCGGAGAATGGCGTGCGATTCCCGGTCGTGCAGGGCGACCTCCTGTCGTTTGCCAAAGGTCCTTTCGACCTCGTCCTGTTCAACGCGCCTTACCTTCCGGACGAGCCGGGCGCTCGTGCGGGCCCCATCGAGGAGGCCCTCGGCGGCGGCCGCACCGGGGCCGAGACCCTCGCCCGGCTCGTCGCGGACCTTCCCCGCGTCTGGGCTCCCGCCGGCCGCGCCGTCGTCGTCGCGAGCAGCCGCACCGGCCCGGCGTGGCGCGAGCAGGCCGTCCGGTCGGGCCTTGCCGCGCGCCCGCTTGCGGTGCGCAAGCTGCCCTTCGAGGAGCTCACCGCCTGGCGGATCGCCGCCGAGCGGTG
It encodes:
- a CDS encoding HemK2/MTQ2 family protein methyltransferase, with protein sequence MSLVEDLGLRVRTHPRVYGPAEDTELLLEGLLLETPAAGARVAEVGCGTALAAVAAAKLGARVLASDRSQAACDLARKNASENGVRFPVVQGDLLSFAKGPFDLVLFNAPYLPDEPGARAGPIEEALGGGRTGAETLARLVADLPRVWAPAGRAVVVASSRTGPAWREQAVRSGLAARPLAVRKLPFEELTAWRIAAER